One genomic window of Bradyrhizobium sp. CCGE-LA001 includes the following:
- a CDS encoding MFS transporter — MTAATTDEAGHATRALIFALLALACGHMLSTLLRTIPAVSLDLMAADFHMEPQALASLTSVYPFAFAAAQIPVGAAMDRFGVRPVSLSLLAGTVIGAIASGFASGPASFALGQVLLGVATSGMLMCPMTLAAKQLSAARFGLWSGAILSIGNIGMLLSSSPLAFVVDAWGWRAGFWLSAAGGVAVALAVFALVPHQAAEHKDDSSPLSQMIEVLRLGLSRPLRGLIALALVSLATSLVLRGLWGGPWLMEIKGLSRVEAGNQLGAFTLAMIAGPLCIGIIDRRLGRRRALVAATHMVGALFLALMALGAPGYAVSMLFGFSVMPPQYDLVMFVLIGLATSAQPLIFGMSRQLVDAQTAGKALAAVNLAFFLGAALMQSVTGAVAALAGLPAVLLFMAAMLALGVLIFLAYTSPSP; from the coding sequence ATGACGGCCGCTACCACGGATGAAGCGGGACACGCCACCCGCGCGCTGATCTTTGCGCTGCTTGCGCTGGCCTGCGGGCACATGCTCTCGACCTTGCTGCGCACGATTCCCGCGGTCAGCCTCGATCTGATGGCCGCGGACTTCCACATGGAGCCGCAGGCCCTCGCCAGCCTCACCTCGGTCTATCCCTTTGCCTTCGCCGCAGCTCAGATCCCGGTCGGCGCGGCGATGGATCGTTTTGGCGTGCGCCCGGTGTCGCTCAGCCTGCTCGCGGGAACCGTGATCGGGGCCATCGCGTCGGGGTTTGCAAGCGGCCCCGCCAGCTTTGCGCTCGGGCAGGTGCTGCTCGGCGTCGCCACCTCGGGCATGCTGATGTGCCCGATGACGCTGGCGGCCAAGCAATTGTCGGCAGCGCGGTTCGGCCTGTGGTCGGGCGCGATCCTCTCGATCGGCAATATCGGCATGCTGCTGTCGTCGAGCCCGCTCGCTTTCGTGGTCGACGCCTGGGGCTGGCGCGCAGGGTTCTGGCTCTCCGCGGCCGGCGGCGTCGCGGTTGCGCTCGCGGTGTTCGCGCTGGTGCCGCACCAGGCGGCCGAGCACAAGGACGACTCCTCGCCGTTGTCGCAGATGATCGAAGTGCTCAGGCTCGGCCTGTCGCGGCCCTTGCGCGGCTTGATCGCGCTCGCGCTGGTGTCGCTGGCGACCTCGCTGGTGCTGCGCGGCCTGTGGGGCGGGCCATGGCTAATGGAGATCAAGGGATTGTCGCGGGTCGAGGCCGGCAACCAGCTCGGCGCCTTCACGCTCGCGATGATCGCAGGTCCCCTGTGCATCGGCATCATCGACCGCAGGCTCGGCCGCCGCCGCGCGCTGGTGGCCGCCACGCACATGGTCGGGGCGCTGTTCCTGGCGCTGATGGCGCTGGGCGCGCCGGGCTACGCCGTCTCCATGCTGTTCGGCTTCTCGGTGATGCCGCCGCAATACGACCTCGTGATGTTCGTGCTAATCGGCCTTGCGACCTCCGCCCAGCCGCTGATCTTCGGCATGTCCCGGCAGCTGGTCGATGCGCAGACCGCGGGCAAGGCGCTTGCGGCGGTGAACCTCGCCTTCTTTCTCGGCGCGGCCTTGATGCAGTCGGTGACCGGCGCGGTGGCGGCACTCGCGGGGCTGCCGGCGGTGCTGCTGTTCATGGCTGCGATGCTGGCCCTCGGCGTGCTGATCTTTTTGGCTTATACCTCGCCCAGCCCCTAG
- a CDS encoding CYTH and CHAD domain-containing protein → MTTETELKFRIAPRKLSSILLSGGASRRRPDVSRQSLISTYYDTTKHKLRRHGLTLRVRKVEDRYVQTVKSGGTGGVTRGEWEHEVSGARPDLKKTKHTPLRDLATRKFPRKLRPVFQTDIHRTAQARRVRKSQIELAVDRGRISAGRRTRAVAELELELKSGHVADLFRLARDLVRKTGAELDLRSKAEQGYLLVAGAAGAQHAEPIALKAELSPHEAFRLIAHATFRHVATNADPVRDMDAEGVHQMRVGLRRLRAAISLFADILPRASTARVKAELKWLTGELARAREIDVFLTESIQPITAQGVPKRGARAIRKRFSGQRSAAFERAREAIMSARYRRLLIDMIEWIEGGRPHARNGRTIAAYAADMLDRRIRKARKQGKHLNDLKPIERHKLRIKIKKIRYAVDFFKSLYGDDGRKELAALSGRLKRIQSALGKLNDFMSHRELATEAALTAPPAHRRAQAFASGVIVGQERKAADGLMKDAAKALHRLRRLRAVPNGGA, encoded by the coding sequence ATGACCACAGAAACGGAACTCAAATTTCGCATTGCGCCACGCAAATTATCGTCAATATTGCTAAGCGGCGGCGCGAGCAGGCGGCGTCCGGACGTGTCCAGGCAGTCGCTGATCTCGACCTATTACGATACGACCAAGCACAAGCTCAGACGCCATGGCCTGACGCTGCGCGTCCGTAAGGTCGAAGACCGCTATGTGCAGACCGTGAAATCAGGCGGCACCGGCGGTGTGACACGCGGCGAATGGGAGCACGAAGTTTCCGGTGCACGGCCGGACCTGAAGAAGACGAAGCATACGCCGCTGCGAGACCTTGCGACCCGAAAGTTTCCTCGCAAGCTGAGGCCTGTGTTTCAGACCGACATCCATCGCACGGCGCAGGCACGACGCGTCCGGAAGAGCCAGATCGAACTTGCGGTCGACCGGGGCCGCATCAGCGCCGGGCGACGGACGCGGGCCGTCGCCGAGCTGGAGCTGGAACTGAAGTCCGGACATGTTGCAGACCTGTTCCGGCTTGCACGCGATCTCGTGCGCAAAACGGGGGCAGAGCTCGATCTGCGCTCGAAGGCCGAGCAGGGCTATCTGCTCGTCGCCGGCGCCGCCGGCGCGCAGCATGCCGAGCCAATCGCGCTGAAGGCCGAGCTCTCGCCACACGAGGCGTTCCGCCTCATCGCGCATGCGACGTTCCGGCACGTCGCGACGAATGCCGATCCGGTGCGCGACATGGACGCCGAAGGCGTTCATCAGATGCGCGTCGGCCTACGGCGCCTGCGTGCGGCCATTTCGCTGTTCGCCGATATCCTGCCGCGGGCGAGTACCGCGCGGGTCAAGGCCGAGCTGAAATGGCTCACGGGCGAACTGGCGCGAGCGCGAGAAATCGACGTGTTCCTGACGGAGAGCATCCAGCCGATCACCGCGCAGGGCGTGCCGAAGCGCGGTGCCCGCGCGATCCGCAAGAGGTTTTCGGGGCAACGCAGCGCGGCATTCGAGCGTGCACGCGAGGCGATCATGTCGGCGCGTTACCGCCGGCTGCTGATCGACATGATCGAGTGGATCGAAGGCGGACGACCTCATGCCCGGAACGGCCGCACGATCGCCGCCTATGCTGCTGACATGCTCGATCGGCGCATCAGAAAAGCGCGCAAGCAGGGCAAGCACCTGAACGACCTCAAGCCGATTGAGCGCCACAAGCTGCGGATCAAGATCAAGAAGATTCGCTATGCCGTCGACTTCTTCAAGAGCCTCTACGGCGACGACGGCCGGAAGGAGCTTGCAGCCCTCTCCGGCCGGCTGAAGCGGATCCAATCCGCGCTGGGAAAGCTGAACGACTTCATGTCGCACCGCGAGCTGGCCACGGAGGCTGCGCTGACGGCGCCGCCCGCCCACCGCCGCGCCCAGGCTTTCGCATCGGGCGTCATCGTCGGCCAGGAACGCAAGGCCGCCGACGGCCTGATGAAGGACGCAGCAAAGGCGCTGCACCGGTTGCGCCGGTTGCGCGCGGTGCCGAACGGGGGAGCCTAG
- a CDS encoding HGGxSTG domain-containing protein has protein sequence MSSDHFRNTDAMQSSPRCGARTRGGTICRAPALHGKTRCRMHGGARRSGAPRGNQNARKHGMFAKDRITERRQIRDLLDESWKLLDGLK, from the coding sequence ATGAGCAGCGATCACTTCCGTAACACCGATGCCATGCAGTCGAGCCCGCGCTGCGGTGCGCGAACGCGCGGCGGCACGATTTGTCGCGCGCCAGCGTTGCACGGCAAGACCCGTTGCCGCATGCATGGCGGCGCCCGACGATCAGGCGCGCCACGCGGCAACCAGAATGCGCGGAAGCATGGAATGTTCGCCAAGGATCGGATCACCGAGCGACGGCAAATTCGGGACTTGCTGGATGAATCCTGGAAGCTTCTGGACGGGTTGAAGTAG